A single Marinobacter sp. es.042 DNA region contains:
- a CDS encoding 2-oxoglutarate dehydrogenase E1 component → MHESIMEQLWQTSHLQGGNLAYVEQLFETYLTDPNAVPEEWRSYFDKLPSVDGYKGRDIVHSSIREQFEHISRNQRFLASGGVPASATSDADRKQIRVLQLINAYRFRGHQEAKLDPLGVWQRPRVEDLDPEFHELSDSDRDLEFQTGSLNLGSETMKLGDIVDGLRQTYCESIGAEYMHVVDTRIKRWFQQRMEPVRSRPAYEDNTRKHILERLTAAEGLEKYLGSRYPGVKRFGLEGGESLIPCLDELIQRAGSYGAKEIVLGMAHRGRLNVLINTLGKNPRELFDEFEGKKLADSGSGDVKYHQGFSSNVMTPGGEVHLAMAFNPSHLEIVSPVVEGSVRARQTRRNDNEGTKVVPIIMHGDAAFAGQGVVMETFQMSQTRGFGVGGTIHIVINNQVGFTTSKQEDARSTEYCTDVAKMIQAPILHVNADDPEAVMFVTQMAMDYRNEFKNDVVIDLVCYRRRGHNEADEPAATQPVMYEKIRKLKTTRNLYVDQLVEAGVITEEEAKQMENDYRDALDNGEHVVKSLVKEPNKELYVDWTPYLGHEWTAKCKSSVALKTIQKLGKKLTSVPEGFSIQRQVSKIVSDREKMTAGALPINWGYGEVMAYATLLDEGHPIRLTGQDIGRGTFSHRHAVLHNQKDGSTHIALAELSEDQPKFEIYDSLLSEEAVMAFEYGYATTAPDGLVVWEAQFGDFANGAQVVIDQFLTSGEHKWGRLCGLTLLLPHGYEGQGPEHSSARLERFLQLSAEHNIQVCVPTTPSQVFHMLRRQVKRPLRKPLVAITPKSLLRHKEATSDLDDLTSGTFKTVLPEKEPSDPKKVTRLILCSGKVYFDLLEKKKSDERDDVAIVRIEQLYPFPGDDLDELLSEYSKLKHVVWCQEEPMNQGAWYCSQHHMRNALHRKNPKLYLQYAGRDASAAPACGHMSVHIEEQKKLVNDAFEI, encoded by the coding sequence ATGCACGAAAGCATAATGGAGCAGTTATGGCAGACTTCCCACCTCCAGGGTGGAAATCTCGCCTATGTTGAACAGCTTTTTGAAACCTACCTGACAGACCCCAACGCCGTTCCCGAAGAGTGGCGCAGCTATTTCGACAAGCTTCCCAGTGTCGATGGCTACAAGGGCCGTGACATTGTCCACTCTTCCATCCGCGAACAGTTTGAACACATTTCCCGCAATCAGCGCTTTCTTGCCAGCGGCGGCGTTCCCGCCAGCGCCACGTCTGATGCGGACAGAAAGCAGATTCGTGTTCTCCAGCTGATCAACGCCTATCGCTTCCGCGGTCATCAGGAAGCTAAGCTGGACCCGCTCGGTGTATGGCAGCGTCCCCGGGTCGAAGACCTCGATCCCGAATTTCATGAGCTATCCGACTCTGACAGGGATCTCGAATTCCAGACCGGCTCCCTGAACCTTGGCTCCGAGACCATGAAGCTCGGGGACATAGTCGACGGTCTGCGCCAGACCTATTGCGAGAGCATCGGTGCCGAATACATGCACGTGGTGGATACCCGCATCAAGCGTTGGTTCCAGCAGCGCATGGAGCCTGTCCGTTCACGTCCGGCATACGAAGACAACACCCGTAAGCATATCCTTGAGCGCCTGACGGCCGCCGAGGGCCTCGAAAAGTACCTGGGGTCCCGCTACCCGGGCGTGAAGCGCTTCGGCCTTGAGGGTGGCGAGAGTCTGATCCCTTGTCTGGACGAGCTGATTCAGCGTGCCGGCTCCTATGGCGCCAAGGAAATAGTCCTGGGTATGGCTCACCGTGGGCGCCTCAACGTCCTGATTAACACCTTGGGCAAGAACCCGCGGGAGCTTTTTGACGAATTCGAGGGCAAGAAGCTTGCAGATTCTGGCTCTGGTGACGTTAAGTACCATCAGGGCTTCTCATCCAATGTGATGACGCCAGGTGGCGAAGTTCACCTGGCAATGGCGTTTAACCCGTCGCACCTTGAAATCGTTTCTCCGGTTGTTGAGGGGTCTGTCCGGGCTCGTCAAACCCGCCGTAACGATAATGAGGGCACCAAGGTCGTTCCGATTATCATGCACGGCGACGCGGCGTTTGCCGGCCAGGGCGTGGTGATGGAAACCTTCCAGATGTCCCAGACCCGCGGTTTCGGCGTTGGCGGTACCATTCATATCGTGATCAACAACCAGGTTGGTTTCACCACCAGCAAGCAGGAAGATGCGCGGTCCACGGAATACTGTACCGACGTTGCCAAGATGATCCAGGCGCCGATTCTGCATGTGAATGCGGATGACCCTGAAGCGGTCATGTTTGTGACACAGATGGCCATGGATTACCGCAACGAATTCAAGAACGACGTCGTGATCGACCTGGTCTGCTATCGTCGTCGCGGTCACAACGAAGCGGACGAGCCGGCAGCGACCCAGCCGGTCATGTACGAGAAAATCCGCAAGCTGAAGACCACCCGCAACCTGTACGTGGATCAATTGGTGGAAGCCGGTGTTATTACCGAGGAAGAAGCCAAGCAGATGGAGAACGACTACCGTGACGCCCTGGACAATGGCGAGCACGTGGTCAAATCCCTGGTCAAGGAGCCCAACAAAGAGCTCTACGTTGACTGGACTCCTTACCTCGGCCACGAGTGGACAGCCAAGTGCAAGTCCAGCGTTGCGCTGAAGACTATCCAGAAGCTGGGCAAGAAACTGACCTCGGTCCCTGAAGGTTTCAGTATCCAGCGTCAGGTCTCCAAGATTGTTTCCGACCGCGAAAAAATGACCGCCGGCGCCCTGCCTATCAACTGGGGCTACGGTGAAGTCATGGCGTACGCGACGCTGTTGGACGAAGGTCACCCAATCCGCCTTACGGGGCAGGATATTGGCCGTGGCACGTTCTCTCACCGCCATGCGGTCCTTCACAATCAGAAAGACGGCTCAACCCATATTGCTCTGGCGGAATTGTCGGAAGATCAGCCTAAATTCGAAATTTACGACTCGCTGCTGTCGGAAGAAGCCGTAATGGCGTTCGAGTACGGCTACGCCACTACCGCGCCGGATGGGCTTGTGGTTTGGGAAGCGCAGTTCGGCGATTTTGCCAACGGTGCCCAGGTCGTAATCGACCAGTTCCTGACCAGTGGTGAGCACAAGTGGGGACGCCTTTGCGGTCTGACCCTGCTGCTGCCCCATGGTTACGAAGGGCAGGGGCCAGAGCACAGCTCGGCGCGCCTCGAGCGTTTTCTGCAACTCAGTGCAGAGCATAATATCCAGGTTTGCGTGCCGACCACGCCTTCCCAGGTATTCCACATGCTGCGTCGCCAGGTTAAGCGCCCGTTGCGCAAACCGTTGGTTGCGATTACGCCCAAGAGCCTGCTGCGGCATAAGGAAGCGACGTCTGATCTTGATGATCTGACCAGCGGTACCTTCAAGACAGTGCTGCCCGAGAAAGAGCCGTCCGATCCGAAGAAAGTCACCCGTCTGATCCTGTGCTCAGGCAAGGTGTATTTCGATCTGCTTGAGAAGAAGAAGTCGGACGAGCGTGATGACGTGGCCATTGTCCGGATCGAACAGCTGTATCCTTTCCCCGGAGACGATCTTGACGAGCTCTTGAGCGAGTACTCCAAGCTCAAGCACGTTGTCTGGTGTCAGGAAGAGCCGATGAACCAGGGGGCGTGGTATTGCAGCCAGCATCACATGCGTAATGCGCTGCATCGCAAGAACCCCAAGCTGTACCTTCAATATGCCGGTCGTGACGCTTCGGCTGCTCCTGCCTGTGGCCATATGTCGGTCCACATTGAAGAGCAGAAGAAACTTGTTAACGACGCGTTTGAAATTTGA
- a CDS encoding succinate dehydrogenase iron-sulfur subunit, whose translation MLVSLYRYNPETDNAPYMQDVDVEIPEGKDLMVLDVLNLVKERDPSMAYRRSCREGVCGSDGMNMNGKNGLACITPVSQVVKGDKLVLRPLPGLPVIRDLVVDMSLFYKQYEKVMPYLINDKPAPAIERLQSPEDRQKLDGLYECILCACCSTSCPSFWWNPDKFIGPAGLLQAYRFLADSRDTAQEERLANLDDPFSVFRCRGIMNCVSVCPKGLNPTRAIGHIRNLLLQRAT comes from the coding sequence ATGTTAGTAAGCCTTTATCGTTATAACCCGGAGACCGACAACGCGCCTTATATGCAGGACGTGGATGTCGAAATTCCGGAAGGCAAGGATCTCATGGTTCTTGACGTGCTGAACCTGGTCAAGGAGCGGGATCCTTCAATGGCCTATCGCCGTTCCTGTCGGGAGGGCGTTTGCGGCTCCGACGGCATGAACATGAATGGCAAGAACGGCCTGGCCTGTATCACGCCGGTTTCCCAGGTGGTGAAGGGCGATAAGCTGGTTCTGCGGCCGCTGCCGGGCCTGCCGGTTATTCGTGATCTGGTTGTAGACATGAGTCTTTTCTATAAGCAGTACGAAAAGGTCATGCCGTACCTGATTAACGACAAGCCTGCGCCTGCGATCGAGCGGCTGCAGTCTCCGGAAGACCGCCAGAAGCTGGACGGCCTGTACGAGTGTATTCTCTGTGCCTGCTGCTCCACGTCCTGCCCGTCATTCTGGTGGAACCCTGACAAGTTTATCGGTCCTGCCGGCCTGCTTCAGGCCTACCGTTTCCTGGCTGACAGCCGGGATACAGCCCAGGAGGAGCGACTTGCCAACCTTGATGACCCGTTCAGCGTGTTCCGTTGCCGGGGCATCATGAACTGTGTAAGTGTCTGCCCGAAAGGCCTGAACCCCACAAGGGCTATCGGCCACATTCGGAATCTTCTGCTGCAAAGGGCTACTTAA
- the odhB gene encoding 2-oxoglutarate dehydrogenase complex dihydrolipoyllysine-residue succinyltransferase, whose amino-acid sequence MSTEIKAPVFPESVAEGTVATWHKQPGEACSRDELIVDIETDKVVLEVVAPADGVIEEIIKNEGDTVESGEVVGKFKEGAKGESKPAEGKTEESKEEAPKEEAKSEASSGEAILSPAARKLAEENNVDPNSIKGTGKDGRVTKEDVQNHVDSAKSSGGAAAPQPAAGMPEVNVSQGERPEKRVPMTRLRASIAKRLVNAQQSAAMLTTFNEVNMGPIMEMRKQYQDSFVKRHGIKLGFMSFFTKAATEALKRFPAVNASIDGNDMVYHGYQDIGVAVSTDRGLVVPVLRDSDAMGLADIEKKIVEYGTKAKDGKLAIEDMTGGTFTITNGGIFGSLISTPILNPPQTAILGMHKIQERPMAVNGKVEIQPMMYLALSYDHRMIDGKEAVQFLVAIKEMLEDPARILLDV is encoded by the coding sequence ATGTCAACTGAGATTAAAGCCCCCGTTTTCCCGGAGTCGGTCGCGGAAGGTACTGTCGCGACCTGGCACAAGCAGCCGGGTGAAGCCTGCTCCCGTGACGAGCTGATTGTCGATATCGAGACCGACAAGGTTGTTCTTGAGGTTGTTGCGCCGGCGGACGGCGTGATTGAGGAAATTATCAAGAACGAAGGCGATACCGTTGAAAGTGGTGAGGTAGTCGGCAAGTTCAAGGAAGGCGCCAAGGGCGAATCCAAGCCTGCCGAGGGTAAGACAGAAGAGAGCAAGGAAGAGGCTCCGAAGGAAGAAGCCAAGAGCGAGGCGTCTTCCGGCGAAGCCATCCTGAGCCCGGCGGCCCGAAAGCTGGCTGAGGAAAATAACGTCGATCCGAACAGCATCAAGGGTACCGGCAAAGATGGCCGCGTAACCAAGGAAGACGTTCAGAACCACGTAGACAGTGCCAAGTCCTCCGGCGGTGCTGCCGCACCTCAGCCTGCGGCTGGTATGCCGGAAGTCAACGTTAGCCAGGGCGAACGTCCCGAGAAGCGCGTACCGATGACCCGCCTGCGTGCGAGCATTGCCAAGCGACTGGTTAATGCCCAGCAGAGCGCAGCCATGCTGACCACCTTTAACGAGGTGAACATGGGCCCGATCATGGAGATGCGCAAGCAGTACCAGGACAGCTTTGTGAAGCGTCACGGTATCAAGCTTGGTTTCATGTCGTTCTTCACCAAGGCCGCCACCGAAGCCCTGAAGCGCTTCCCGGCGGTGAACGCGTCCATCGATGGTAACGACATGGTGTATCACGGTTACCAGGACATCGGCGTGGCGGTTTCCACCGATCGCGGCCTCGTGGTTCCGGTTCTGCGTGATTCCGACGCCATGGGTCTGGCCGACATCGAGAAGAAGATCGTCGAGTACGGCACCAAGGCAAAAGATGGCAAACTGGCCATTGAAGATATGACCGGCGGTACCTTCACAATTACCAACGGCGGTATCTTCGGTTCGCTGATTTCCACACCGATCCTGAACCCGCCCCAGACAGCCATCCTGGGCATGCACAAGATTCAGGAGCGTCCGATGGCCGTGAACGGCAAGGTGGAAATTCAGCCGATGATGTACCTGGCGCTTTCTTACGACCACAGGATGATTGATGGTAAGGAAGCGGTGCAGTTCCTCGTTGCCATCAAGGAAATGCTTGAAGACCCGGCAC